A region of the Amycolatopsis sp. cg13 genome:
CGCCAATTCCGCGCCGATTCGGGCGGCTTCGCGGTGGGCTTCGGTGTGCTCGGACGACGGGGTGATACGGGCTTCCCAGGCCAGCGGGTTCAGGTGCGGGACCGGGTTCGCGCCGAGATCTCGGTAAGTCACCGTCCCCTCCGGATGGGCTGCGCGCCAGGCCTGAGCAGCACGGGCGCTGAGTTTGCGGCTTACCGAGCGGTCGCCGTTGATGCTGGAGTCGAGGTGCAGCAGGTGTGCCATGTCGATGACCGTCCGTAGATAGTTTGTGTTGGACAAACCATTTATAGCACGGCAGCTACCCTGACCGTCTCGTAGACTGGACACATGGCTCCGCTGCCGCTCGTCGCCCAGGCTCCGCGCAGGTCTGGTGCGTTGCTCGAGCACTTCGCGCGACGGATCCGGCTGCGCGCGGAAAGCGTGCTGGCTCCGTTCGGGCTGCGGCCTCGGCACTTGATCGCGCTGACCGTCCTGCAGACTCGCGGGTCCAGCACCCAGCAGTCCCTCGCGCAGATCCTCGAGATGGACAGCACCAACGTCGTCGGCCTGCTCAACGACCTCGAAAACGACCAGTTGATCGAGCGGCGGCGGTCGCCGGAGGACCGTCGGCGGCACGTTGTCGTGCTGACCGATCGCGGGGCGAAGGAGCTGGCCCGGGCGGAGGCGGCGCTCGCGGCCGTCGAGGACGAGGTTTTCGCGGCGCTTGACCCTGACCAGCGCGAACAGCTCTACAACTTGCTGTTGCAGGCGGCTTCGGGAACGGTCGACAGCAGCTCTTGCACGGAGGAACCTCCGGCCTGCTGAACGGGGAGGGGGCAGCGAAGTGGACGGTGCCGCGGAGCGACTCGCGAAGTACCGCGCGATGCGCAACTTCGCGAAGACCGACGAGCCGTCTGGTGCGAACGCCCCCAAGGAACCTGGTTACCGGTTCGTCGTGCAGCGGCATCGGGCGCGGCGGAAGCATTACGATTTCCGGCTCGAACTGGGGGGCGTGCTGGTCAGCTGGGCGGTGCCGAAAGGGCCGACGCTCGATCCGAAGGCCCGGCGGATGGCGGTGCACGTGGAGGACCATCCGCTGGAGTACGCCGATTTCGAGGGCGTGATCCCGCACGGCGAGTACGGCGGCGGCGACGTGATCGTGTGGGATCGCGGACGCTGGGAACCGGTCGACACCGACGATCCCGAGCAGGCGCTCGCGGACGGGAACCTGCACTTCGATCTGTTCGGCGAGAAGCTGGCCGGGCGCTTCGTGTTGATTCATCCCAAGCGGGACGGCGACGGGAAGCAGTGGTTTCTGCTGCATAAGCAGGACGACCACGCCACGTCCGGCTGGGACGCGGAGGATCATCCGAAGTCGGTGAAAAGCGGGCTCACCAATGACGAGATCGCGGCCGCGCCACCGGCGTTGTGGCGCGGCGATCTGCCTGCCACCGAGGCGGAAGTTCCGCTACACCCGGTGTTCGAGCCTGCGTCGGAGGACGAACTCAAAGCGCTGCGAGACCTTGGCAAGCAAGGCACGTGGACGGTCGCCGGGCGGCAGCTGAAGGTCACCAATCTCGACAAGACGTTGATTCCCGGCCGCGACGACGAAGCGCCGATCACCAAACGCGAGCTGATCGAGTACTACACCCGGATCGCGCCGACGATGCTCCCCTACCTCGCCGGCCGCGCGCTCAACACCAACCGGTTCCCCGGCGGGGTCGGCAAACCCGGTTTCTGGCACAAGGAAGTGCCCGATCACGCGCCGGAGTGGCTGCATCGCTGGCATTACGAGGCAGCCGACCCCGGCGACGTGCAGCAGTACCTCGTGCCCTCCGGCGTCGCGGATCTGGCCTGGCTGGCCAATTTCGCCGCGCTGGAGCTGCACGCCTGGACGTCGCGCACGTCCGACGTCGAGCATCCGACCTGGCTGCTGTTCGACATCGACCCCGGTTCCGAGACGTCCTTCGACGACGTGCTCGCGCTCGCCCGGCTGCACCGCACCGCGCTCGACCACTTCGGGCTCGTCGGACGGCCGAAGACGACCGGGCAGCGCGGGATCCAGATTTGGGTGCCGATCGAGCCGCGGTACACGTACGCCGAGACGCGAGCGTGGGCGGAAACCGTGTCGAAGTCGATCGGCAAGATCGTGCCGGACCTGGTGAGCTGGGCGTGGCACAAGGACCGCCGCGGCGGTCTGGCGCGGCTCGACTACACGCAGAACGTGCTGAACAAAACCCTCGTCGCGCCGTACAGCGTGCGGCCGAAGCCGGGGGCGCCGGTGTCCGTCCCGCTGGAGTGGGACGATCTCGACGACCCCGACCTCACTCCGGATCGATGGACGATCCGGACGGTGCTCGATCGCGTGGCGAAGACGGGAGATCCGTTCGCTCAGTTACTCGACGTGCACCAACGCCTGCCGCAGCTGTCGTGAAAATCCCCGCCGCGGCAACGACGGCGAAGCCGATCAGCAGGTAGCGCGCGGACGTCACCATCGACGGTGCGCCCACGTTCACCAGCAGCCCGGCGATCGACGCCCCGAACGCGGTCGCCATCGTGAGCACGGTCGCGATCGCGGCCGCCGCTTGCTGACCGCTGGCCATCGCGGCGACCGACAGGTGCGGCATGGCGATGCCGATCCCCGTGCCACCGACCAGAAGCACGATCAGCCACGCCAAGACTGAAGCGTTTTCCTTCTGCAGCAAGGCAAGTGTGACCAACGCGAGAGCCAGCAGCGCCGGTCCGGCCAGGCAGAGCAGCCGGACCCGGCGGACTGACGAGCTGACTATCTGACTCGCCGACCAGCCGAACGACAGGGCGGCGGAGAAGAATCCCGCCGCGGCAGGCGGTAATCCGCCGAGATGCTGGCCGAACAGCGGCAGGAACGATTCCACCGACACTCCGGCCGCGAGGCACATGATGGTCAGGTAGATCCACCTCAGCGACGAGCCGGATTCGTAGGTCGCAGCGGGCAGCACCCGGACCGCGGCGCGCTTCTCGATGAGCAGAAATGCCAGCACGAAGCCAAATCCCAGCACGATGAACGCGGCCATCGCGACGATGTTCGTCAAGATTCCGGCAACACTCACCGCCCCGACCGCACCCACCACGGCCACCAGCGCGAAGGTCGGCACCGGGGCTACCTCGCCGCCACGTTCACTACGCGGAAGCGCCCGCGGCACCAACGCCGCGATCACGACCGCCGCGACCGCCAGCACGACGAACGCCACCCGCCACGAACCGAATTGCGCGAACAGTCCGCCGAGCGCCGGGCCGACGAGGTTGCCGACGCCGAACATCGCCGAAATCAACGCACTCCCCCGCGCCCATAACTGCCGCGGCAGCGCCGAATGAATCACCGCGAACCCGAGCCCGGTCAGCAATCCCGCGCCCAGTCCCTGCACCCCGCGACCCGCCAGCAGCACCGGCATCGCCGGGCTCACCGCGCACACCACCGAGCCCGTCGCGAAAACGCCGAACCCGAGGTGGTACGCGGTCGCGTTGCCGAGCCGGGCGAGCGCCCGGCTGACGAACATCGTCGCGACGACCTGCGCGACCAGGAACGCCGTCATGTTCCACGCGTAGAGCCGTTCCCCGCCGATGTCGGCGACCGCGGTCGGCAAAAGGCTTGCCGCCACATAGATGTTGACCGCGCCGACGAGCACGCCGCCGGCCAGCACGACCGCCGTGCTGAAGTGCGCTCCCAATTCGCGCCACGAACCCACTCGCTTCTCCTCCCGGATGCTTCATGCGGTCGCATCATCTCCGGGCGGGAGACCCCGGTAATCAGACAAATCAGGCGTGACCTGAGTCACATTCAGCGTTTGGTGAGCACCACCAGGTAGCGGCAGGGCTGGATTCCGGGGTTCTCGTACGCGCAGTCGACTGGGCGGCCCAGCTGAAGGCAATCCCCCTCGGAGAGTTCGTGCACCACTTCGCCTTCGCGGAAGCGCAATTGGCCAGACAGCACCCAGACTTGGTGATCCGCGAAGGTATAGGAACTGGCCGGGAACCCGGCTTTCGCGCCGGGCGGCAGGTCGACCTCCACGAGTTCGGTCGCGCCGTGCCCGGGCGGCGAGACCGCGCGGCGCACGTAGCCGGTGACCGGGTCTTGCCAGGTCGGCTGGTCCTCGCACCGGACAAGGCGGCGGTCGTCCCCCTCCGCGCGGGCGATGAGTTCGGACAGCGTGAACCCGAGCGCGGTAGCGAGCCTGCTCAGCAACACGGCCGTCGGCTGCGCCTCGCCGCGTTCGATTTTCCCGATCATGGCGCGGGAAACTCCGGAGCGTTCGGCGAGCACGCCAGCGGACAGCGCACGGTCCTGGCGGGCTTCGCGCACCGCCGCAGCGAGCGAAGCGGAGAGGGGATCGGTCACAGTGGTCGACTATAGCAGCGGCTTGTGTCTACTATCGTGCACATGCTGATCCGACCTGCCGAAGAACGGGACGCCGAAGCCTGCGCGGCGATCTACGCGCCGTACGTCCGGGAAACCGCGATCACCTTCGAGACCGAACCGCCGACGCCGACGGAAATGGCCGCACGGATCGCGAAAGCGACGAAGTCGTACGCATGGCTGGTGCTGGAAATCGACGGCTCAGTGGTCGGGTATGCGTATGGCAGCCCGTACAAGGAACGTGCTGCCTACCGTTGGTCGTGCGAAGTGAGCGTGTACCTAGCGCAGGACCGACGACGCGCAGGTGGCGGGAAAGCCTTGTACGAAGCCCTTTTCGCCCGCCTAGCCGAACGCGGCTTCCGGACCGCAGTCGCCGGGATGACGCAGCCGAACGAACCCAGCGTCGGGCTGCATAAGGCGATGGGCTTCGAACTCATCGGAACCTGGCGCAAGATCGGCTGGAAACACGGTGCCTGGCGCGACGTCACTTGGATGCAACGCGAACTCGCCCCCACGACCGACGCCGCACCAGAGGAACCGCGTTAGTCCACCCCGAGGTCGAGTTCCTCGATGTCGTGCTCCAACCGAGCCCGCCAGGACCACTTCGGTTCCGTCCAGTCGGTGTCCGACGGTGGCGGCTCCCCCAGCGGCAGCGCGGGATCGACCACGCCGTGCGTCACCCGGTAGGCCAGCGCTGACGTCGCCGCGCGGATCCACTTGTCGCCCGCAGCGCCGGACGGCGGCGCGACTCCGAACGCGTGCGTGAACCACACCGGCAACAACGCGCTCGACCCGATCGCCTCGGTAATCCGTTCGCGCAGCCGGGAATGCAGCTCTTCCCAATCCCGCTCGCACTTCTCGATCTGCGGCAGCACCCGGGTCCGCGTCACCTCGTCCGCGGCCAGAAGTTGTTGCGCCGCTTCGGCATCCTCCCGCGCGGCAGGCAGCTGACGGTCCAGCACACCGCGTCGGCGAGCGACCACTTCGGACAGTCGCGACTCCGCGTCGTCCCGTTCCGGCGTGCCGCGCTCGGCTGTCGCCAGCACCTCCAGCACACCGATCAACGCGACTTCGCACTCCGCCAACGCTTTCTGCGCCTGAGGCAGCCGCGCGAGGTCCTCTTCGTGCGGTCGGCGCTGGCTCGGCGTGAGCAGCTGCGCGGCGAGGCTGTGCCGCCGTTCCGCCTCGGCGGCGAGCTGTCGCAGCCGCGGGCCGACGTTGTCCAGGTCGACCACCGGAACCTTCTCCGACACTCGCACCGCGCGTTCGAGCACCAGCAGCCGCTGCCGGAGCCGTTCGAGCTGCCGGGCGGTGTGGTCGAGGCGGGTTTCGTGCCGGGAATGCGTTTCGGTGAACGACTCGACGGTCTCGCGCAGTTCGGAAAGGTCGCGGACGGTGCGGCTTTCCAGATCGTCGACGGTCTCTTGCATACCGCCGACAGTGTCGGTGAGAGCAACCAGTTCCGGATCGGCTTCCGGACCCTCCTCGGCCGGGTAGTACTCGGTGTCGCGGTAGTACTCGGAGTAGGTCACCGCGCCTCCTGCACCAGAAACGCCACAGTCGCGACTGTGGCGAGCGCTGCCAGAATGACCATGATCGGTTGGGCGGTCGGCCCGGGCCCGATGAGCGCGACCGCGGTGAAGATCGCCGCCAGCGCTCCGCTGTACGCGGCCCGCTGCCGCCGGTTGACCATCAGCGGCGTCGGCCCGAGGGGTCCGAACGCGATCCGCAAGCCAGCGCCCAGCAACGGCAACGCGAGCAGCAACCAGACCGCGTTCAGCGCGCCGAACAGCATCATCGCACCGCTCACCATCCCGACCGCGACGGGCGCGACCGCCAGGTACAACGTCGTCCGCTGGACCTTGCCGCGTTTGGCTTCCAGCCGGGCGAGCCGCACCTGCTCGACGGCGGCGTCGACTTCCTTCTCGGTGCTCAGCAGCGCCTCCGCCCGCTCGACCAGGGTGTCGAGCGTCTGCGTGCGTTCGTCGTCCGCCTGGTCCGGCAGCTGCGCCAGACCCGCGCGAATCTCACGGCGGAGCGCGGACGCGCGCGCCATCACGTGGTCGCGCTGGTCCTCTGCGGGCGTAGTCACCTCGCCACTGTAGGTACCAAACGCGCCGAAGCCGGGGAACGACGCGACTTCCGCCGGATCCAGTCAAAGCCGCAGCAAGTCCCGGCCGACGACCACCTCCCCGTCGAATCCGGCCGCGGCGTGCTCGCTCCAGACCTCGTCGGGAATGTCCGCATCAGTCGGGACGAAATGCGACAGCACGAGAGTCCCGACGCCCGCTTCCTTGGCGAGCGCACCGACCCGGTCGACGCTCGTGTGGCTCGCCAGCAGATGGTCCCGCAGCGTCGTGCCGTTGAACTGGCGCACCATTTCGTCGACCGCGGGGACGTACATGACCTCGTGCACCAGGACATCCGCGCCCTCAGCGAGCCGTACCAGGTTCTCGCACGGCGCGGTGTCGCCGGAAATCACGATGGACCGGTCCGCGGTGTCGATGCGGTAGGCGAACGCGTCGACGATCGGCGGATGATCCACGCGGGCCGCCGTGATCCGCACGTTCTCGTCCTCGAAGACCACGCCGTCCGCCGCGATCTCGTGCGGATCGAGCAGCTGGTCCAGCGGACGCAGGCCCTCGTCGCCGACCCGGGTGTCGATGTCGAAGCGGTTCATCGCCAGGAAATGCCGGGTCATCTCCGCGAGCGGCGGCGGGCCGAACGCGGGGACCCGACGTTCCAGGTTCGCCGCCCAGGCCAGCAGGTAGAGGTTGCCGTAGTCGGCGTTGTGGTCGGAGTGGTGATGCGTGATGCCGACCGCGCGCAGCGAGTCCAGCCTGATTCCCGCGTGCACCAACTGCCGGGCGACGCCGTTGCCGCAGTCGATCACGTAGGTGGCACCGTTGACGACGATCGCCTGCGCCGGAGCGCTCCGCGTGCGTTTCGGCGCGGGACCGCCCGCCGTGCCGAGAAGGATCAGTTGCGTGGTCATACGCGCTCGCTTTCGAGGTTGAAGGAATCAGTTCGCGACCGGCGACCGCGCTGGCGGAGGTCGTCAGCGGTTCTTGCGGCGGATCTTGATCGCGCGCAAGTCGGTGACCGCGTAGTTCAGGTCCCGGTACGGCAATCCGTGCTCGGCCAACGCGACGGTCGCGCCGTCTTTCGCCGCGCGTTCGTCGTCGTCCGGACCGGCCGGGACTTGGCAGCGGAAGGTGAACGCCGTCGCGTTGACGTCGTAGCTGAACGTGCCTTCCTCGGTGAAGGCGACGTCGGTCTTGGCTTCCAGCACCGCGCGGGCGCTCTCGTCGAGAGCGTCGAATTTGCCGCGGATGATCACGCGGAACGCGTCCATGTCAGGCGTCCTTTCGGGTCGCATAAGTCAGTACTTGGTCGCTGAGCAGGCCTTCTACCGCGTCGAGAAGCGTCAACGCCGCCTCCGCGATGTCGTCCGGCCGCTCTCCGGCGACGGTGCGGTTGCCGATCTCGCCATACAGCAGGCTGTGCACCCACCCGATCTGCGCGGCGACCAGCCTGGGCACCGGATCGTCCTGTGCCGCACCGGTTTCCGCGACCAGCAGGTCGGCGAGTTCGGCGACCATCTGCTGACCGAGATCCTGCAGCCGGGCGGCGAGCGTGGGCGCGGCCAGCATCATCGGCAGCACCCGGCCGAACCCGGGGCTGAGCCCGATCGTCCGCGAGCGCTGCCGGATCTCGTCGCGCAGGCGGTCCAGCACCGCGCGCGCCGCGGACGCCCCTGGCCCGCGCGCCTGCACGATCTCGGCCAGCCGTCCCGCCGAAGCTTCCGACGGCGGCAGGACCAGGTCTTCCTTGACGCGGAAGTGGTTGTAGACCGTGTTGACCGCGACGTCGGAGGCCTCCGCGACCTCGGCGATCGTCACCGCGTCGAATCCGCGCTCAACGAACATCCGCAGCGCGGTTTCCGCGATCCGCCGTACCGTCTCCTGCTTCTTCCGCTCCCGAAGCCCCACGCCGAATAGTGAAGCAGACTCCAAACTTGGTGTCGACTCCATTTTTCTGCTCGAAGCTCCTGGATATCGGGGAGATCCCGGAGGACGGGACGGCCGCCGACCCGGCATCATCGACCAGGTGCGGATCGGCTTGCTGGGCCCGCTGGAGGTCCGGAACGACGACGGTGCCGCGGTCGAGATCACCGGCGTCCGATTGCGGACGCTGCTGAGCGCCCTCGCGCTGGAGCCTGGCCAGGTCGTCTCGGCTGGGCGGCTCGTCGACGCCGTCTGGGGGACGCGTCCGCCGGCCACGGCCAACGCGCTGCAGGCGCTGGTCTCGCGACTTCGCCGGGCCGGGACGCGGCTCGATTCCACGCCGTCCGGCTACCGGCTGCCCGAGGCGACCGTGGACGCGGCGCGGTTCGAGGAGCTGGTCACTGCGGCCAGGACGGCACCCGACGAGAAGCGAGTGGTGCTGCTGCGCGAGGCGCTCAACCTGTGGCGCGGTCCGGCACTCGGAGACGTCTCCGACGCGCAGTTCTTCCAGGGCCACATCGTGCGGCTGAACGAGCTGCGGCTTTCCGCCACCGAGGAGTACGCCGAAGCCGTGCTCCGGCTGGGGCACGGCGCGGATCTCGCCGAGGAGCTGTCGAAACAGCTGGCCGAACATCCGCTGCGCGAACGGCTGGCCGCGGCATTGATGCTCTCGCTGCAAGCCGCCGGACGACCAGCCGAAGCGCTGCAGGTGTTCGCGCGAATCCGGATGGCGCTGGCAGATGAACTCGGCGCTGACCCGGCACCCGAACTGTCCGCCGCGCACACCAAGATCCTCCGCGAAACGGTGGCCGACGAGGACGAAGCGCGCACGAACCTACGGGCCGGGCTGACGAGTTTCGTCGGCCGGAACACCGAGGTCACGCGCGTGGCCAAGCTGGTCGGCGAATACCGGCTGACCACGCTGACCGGGCCCGGTGGGGCCGGAAAGACCCGGCTGGCCACGGAAACCGGACGGCATCTGCTGTCCGAACGCAATGGCGTGTGGTTCGTCGAACTGGCTCCGCTCACCGATGGCGCGGACGTCCCGCAGGCCGTGCTCGACGCGCTGGGCCTGCGCGAACAGATGTACCCCGGGACGCTCGCCATCGGCACCCCACGCGAGCGGGCGACGAGAGCGCTGCGCGATCGGGACGCGGTACTGGTGCTCGACAATTGCGAGCACGTCATCGAAGCCGCCGCGGAACTGGCCGACCATCTGCTCGGCGAATGCCCCCGGCTGCGCATTCTCGCGACCAGCCGGGAACCGTTGGCAGTGACCGGCGAAGCGCTCTGGCCAGTCGAACCGCTGACGCTGCCAGCGGAAACCGCGACGCCCGTCGAAGCGATGTCGTGCGCCTCGGTGCGGCTGCTGGCCGACCGCGCCGCTGCCGTCCGGCCGGGATTCACCGTCGACGAGTCCACTGTGGACGACGTGGTGCGGATTTGCCGGGCGCTCGACGGAATGCCGCTCGCAGTCGAACTCGCCGCGGCCCGGTTGCGGTCTCTGACCGTGTCACAGCTGGCCGCCCGGCTCGATGACCGGTTCCGCCTGCTCACCGCGGGCAGCCGGACCGCGCTGCCGCGGCATCGCACGCTGCGCGCGGTGGTCGACTGGAGCTGGGACCTGCTGGAACCGGACGAACGGCAATTGCTGCGCCGGTTGTCGGTGTTCTCCGGCGGGGCGACCGCCGAGGCAGCGGAAGCGGTCTGCGGCGGTACATCGGAGCTGCTCAGCGCGTTAGTCGACAAATCGCTAATCACCGTTTCCGGGGACGCCGAGCCGCGCTACCGGATGCTCGAGACGATCAAGGCGTACGGCCTGGAACAGCTGACAGTGGCCGACGAACGCGAGGAACTGCGCCGGGCGCACGCCGAGTGGTTCGCCCGCTTCGCCGAAACCGGCGACAAGTACCTGCGCCGCGCCGAACAGATCGAATGGCTGGCCCGCTTCGCCGCCGAACACGGCAACCTGATCTCCGCGGCGCGCGGCGCGATTGCCGCTGGCGAGGCCACGACGGCGCTTCGGCTGGCGACGTCGTGCGCGTGGTTCTGGATGCTGACCGGCCACAAAACCGAGGCGCAGGAACTGATCGAGGCGGCCTTGGCGCTGCCCGGCGAGGTGGATCGCGAACTGCGCGCGATGGGGTACGCGATGGCCGCGTTGCTGCTGACCATCGGCATGACCTCCGAAACCTCCGCCGACGCCTTGGGCCGCAAAGCGCTCGAACTCAGCCGCGACAGCAAGAATTCCTTGCTGCGATCGATCATCCCGGTGTTCACGCAGACCGCGGACAGCAGCACGTTGAAGTCCACATTGGACGAATTGCTGGCCGACGACGACCCGTGGCTGCGCGCGCATGCCCGGCTGCACCGAGCGCGGACGCAACTGAACCTCTGGCACGACCCGGCCGCGCAGGAAGCCGACATCCGCGAGGCCGTCCGGCTGTTCCGGCTGTGCGGGGAACGCTGGGGAATGTCGCTGGCGCTGAACAGCCTCGCCGATGTCGTCGGCCGTCGCGGCGAACTGGAGGAAGCCGTTTCGTGCTATGAGGAATCGATCCAAGTCGTCTCGGAAATCGGTTCGGCGGAGGATGTTCTCTTCGCCCGCGGACGGCAAGCACACCTCTTCTGGCAACTAGGCGACAAGGCAGCGGCAGCGGCCGCGGTAACCGCCGCCGAACGCGACGCGCGGAGTGTGCCGTTCCCTGATGCGCTCGCGTTCCTGGCCCAGACGAAAGCGGACCTGGCCCGCTGGCGCGGCGATCTGGCGGAAGCGCGGCTGGAACTGAACCGCGCCGAAGCGCTGTTGAGCGAATCCGAGCCGCATCCGTTGTTCCGCGCGATGATCCAGCATTCGCACGCCTACCTGGACGCCCAAACCGGCGACCTGCCCACGGCCCGGGATCGCCGCCGCGAAGCACTCGCCTTGGCCGCGGAAGCCGGTGAGGTGCTGTATCTGGCGATCATCCTCCTGGGCGTCGCCGACCACGCGCTGCGCGTCAACCGCCCGGTCGCCGCCGCCGACCTTTTAGCCGCCGCACACGACCTCCTCGGTGGTCCGCACCTGGCCCTGCCGGACGCGACTGCCGTCGAAGCCGCCGTTCATGCCGAACCCTCAGGCACAGTCGACGACCCGATCGCCCTCGCTTACGACGTCCTCGGCTGACTCGGGAAGCCACCGCAACGCGAGCGCTCCCAGCCCCACACAAAGCACCGCCGCCACCCCCATCGCGACATGCAACCCACTCACCACCGCCCCCTTCGCAGCGGCAGCCCCCTCCGGTGCCAGCAACCGAAAAACGAACGCCGCCGCCGACCCCAGCAACGCGATTCCCAGCGCATGACCGATCTCGTTGGCCGTCTCGCTGATCGCCCCCGCCGAACCGGCCCGATCCGCCGGAACCGCGCCGACCGCCGTGTCCGCGACTAGCGAGAACGAGATTCCGTAACCGAAACCGGCGACCACCGTCGAGGCGACGAACCATCCGGCCCCACCGGTGACCGTGGTCGCCAGTAGCAGAGCCAGCCCGAGCGCGATCGCGAAATGACACGTCACCAAGGCCGCCCGGCTCCCGATCCGCGCGGCGAGCGCCGGGGTGAGGACGCACGTCGCGGTCAGTGCGACCGCGCCCGGAAGCGCCAGCAGCGCGGCGTGCAGCACGGACAACCCCAGCACCGACTGGAGGTAAACCCCGGTCAGATACGCCGCCGCCGACCACGCGAACAGGGACAGCACCCCCGTGATCACCGCGACGGTGAACACCTTCTCGCGGAACAAAGTCACATCGAGGAGCGGATACTCCAACGTCCGCTGCCGCAGCACGAACCACGTCAGCACCCCGGCCCCGGCAACGCCGGCGAACGCGCCCGGCCAAGAAGGACCGTAGGCGGCGAATTCCTTGACCGCGTAGACCGCCAGCAGCAAACCGCCCGCGGACAAGGCGATACT
Encoded here:
- a CDS encoding MarR family winged helix-turn-helix transcriptional regulator, with translation MAPLPLVAQAPRRSGALLEHFARRIRLRAESVLAPFGLRPRHLIALTVLQTRGSSTQQSLAQILEMDSTNVVGLLNDLENDQLIERRRSPEDRRRHVVVLTDRGAKELARAEAALAAVEDEVFAALDPDQREQLYNLLLQAASGTVDSSSCTEEPPAC
- a CDS encoding DNA polymerase ligase N-terminal domain-containing protein encodes the protein MDGAAERLAKYRAMRNFAKTDEPSGANAPKEPGYRFVVQRHRARRKHYDFRLELGGVLVSWAVPKGPTLDPKARRMAVHVEDHPLEYADFEGVIPHGEYGGGDVIVWDRGRWEPVDTDDPEQALADGNLHFDLFGEKLAGRFVLIHPKRDGDGKQWFLLHKQDDHATSGWDAEDHPKSVKSGLTNDEIAAAPPALWRGDLPATEAEVPLHPVFEPASEDELKALRDLGKQGTWTVAGRQLKVTNLDKTLIPGRDDEAPITKRELIEYYTRIAPTMLPYLAGRALNTNRFPGGVGKPGFWHKEVPDHAPEWLHRWHYEAADPGDVQQYLVPSGVADLAWLANFAALELHAWTSRTSDVEHPTWLLFDIDPGSETSFDDVLALARLHRTALDHFGLVGRPKTTGQRGIQIWVPIEPRYTYAETRAWAETVSKSIGKIVPDLVSWAWHKDRRGGLARLDYTQNVLNKTLVAPYSVRPKPGAPVSVPLEWDDLDDPDLTPDRWTIRTVLDRVAKTGDPFAQLLDVHQRLPQLS
- a CDS encoding MFS transporter; its protein translation is MGSWRELGAHFSTAVVLAGGVLVGAVNIYVAASLLPTAVADIGGERLYAWNMTAFLVAQVVATMFVSRALARLGNATAYHLGFGVFATGSVVCAVSPAMPVLLAGRGVQGLGAGLLTGLGFAVIHSALPRQLWARGSALISAMFGVGNLVGPALGGLFAQFGSWRVAFVVLAVAAVVIAALVPRALPRSERGGEVAPVPTFALVAVVGAVGAVSVAGILTNIVAMAAFIVLGFGFVLAFLLIEKRAAVRVLPAATYESGSSLRWIYLTIMCLAAGVSVESFLPLFGQHLGGLPPAAAGFFSAALSFGWSASQIVSSSVRRVRLLCLAGPALLALALVTLALLQKENASVLAWLIVLLVGGTGIGIAMPHLSVAAMASGQQAAAAIATVLTMATAFGASIAGLLVNVGAPSMVTSARYLLIGFAVVAAAGIFTTAAAGVGARRVTERTDLPSSPRDRAPSGSSIDPE
- a CDS encoding helix-turn-helix domain-containing protein; its protein translation is MTDPLSASLAAAVREARQDRALSAGVLAERSGVSRAMIGKIERGEAQPTAVLLSRLATALGFTLSELIARAEGDDRRLVRCEDQPTWQDPVTGYVRRAVSPPGHGATELVEVDLPPGAKAGFPASSYTFADHQVWVLSGQLRFREGEVVHELSEGDCLQLGRPVDCAYENPGIQPCRYLVVLTKR
- a CDS encoding arsinothricin resistance N-acetyltransferase ArsN1 family B, encoding MLIRPAEERDAEACAAIYAPYVRETAITFETEPPTPTEMAARIAKATKSYAWLVLEIDGSVVGYAYGSPYKERAAYRWSCEVSVYLAQDRRRAGGGKALYEALFARLAERGFRTAVAGMTQPNEPSVGLHKAMGFELIGTWRKIGWKHGAWRDVTWMQRELAPTTDAAPEEPR
- a CDS encoding MBL fold metallo-hydrolase: MTTQLILLGTAGGPAPKRTRSAPAQAIVVNGATYVIDCGNGVARQLVHAGIRLDSLRAVGITHHHSDHNADYGNLYLLAWAANLERRVPAFGPPPLAEMTRHFLAMNRFDIDTRVGDEGLRPLDQLLDPHEIAADGVVFEDENVRITAARVDHPPIVDAFAYRIDTADRSIVISGDTAPCENLVRLAEGADVLVHEVMYVPAVDEMVRQFNGTTLRDHLLASHTSVDRVGALAKEAGVGTLVLSHFVPTDADIPDEVWSEHAAAGFDGEVVVGRDLLRL
- a CDS encoding DUF6204 family protein yields the protein MDAFRVIIRGKFDALDESARAVLEAKTDVAFTEEGTFSYDVNATAFTFRCQVPAGPDDDERAAKDGATVALAEHGLPYRDLNYAVTDLRAIKIRRKNR
- a CDS encoding TetR/AcrR family transcriptional regulator, which codes for MGLRERKKQETVRRIAETALRMFVERGFDAVTIAEVAEASDVAVNTVYNHFRVKEDLVLPPSEASAGRLAEIVQARGPGASAARAVLDRLRDEIRQRSRTIGLSPGFGRVLPMMLAAPTLAARLQDLGQQMVAELADLLVAETGAAQDDPVPRLVAAQIGWVHSLLYGEIGNRTVAGERPDDIAEAALTLLDAVEGLLSDQVLTYATRKDA
- a CDS encoding BTAD domain-containing putative transcriptional regulator, whose protein sequence is MRIGLLGPLEVRNDDGAAVEITGVRLRTLLSALALEPGQVVSAGRLVDAVWGTRPPATANALQALVSRLRRAGTRLDSTPSGYRLPEATVDAARFEELVTAARTAPDEKRVVLLREALNLWRGPALGDVSDAQFFQGHIVRLNELRLSATEEYAEAVLRLGHGADLAEELSKQLAEHPLRERLAAALMLSLQAAGRPAEALQVFARIRMALADELGADPAPELSAAHTKILRETVADEDEARTNLRAGLTSFVGRNTEVTRVAKLVGEYRLTTLTGPGGAGKTRLATETGRHLLSERNGVWFVELAPLTDGADVPQAVLDALGLREQMYPGTLAIGTPRERATRALRDRDAVLVLDNCEHVIEAAAELADHLLGECPRLRILATSREPLAVTGEALWPVEPLTLPAETATPVEAMSCASVRLLADRAAAVRPGFTVDESTVDDVVRICRALDGMPLAVELAAARLRSLTVSQLAARLDDRFRLLTAGSRTALPRHRTLRAVVDWSWDLLEPDERQLLRRLSVFSGGATAEAAEAVCGGTSELLSALVDKSLITVSGDAEPRYRMLETIKAYGLEQLTVADEREELRRAHAEWFARFAETGDKYLRRAEQIEWLARFAAEHGNLISAARGAIAAGEATTALRLATSCAWFWMLTGHKTEAQELIEAALALPGEVDRELRAMGYAMAALLLTIGMTSETSADALGRKALELSRDSKNSLLRSIIPVFTQTADSSTLKSTLDELLADDDPWLRAHARLHRARTQLNLWHDPAAQEADIREAVRLFRLCGERWGMSLALNSLADVVGRRGELEEAVSCYEESIQVVSEIGSAEDVLFARGRQAHLFWQLGDKAAAAAAVTAAERDARSVPFPDALAFLAQTKADLARWRGDLAEARLELNRAEALLSESEPHPLFRAMIQHSHAYLDAQTGDLPTARDRRREALALAAEAGEVLYLAIILLGVADHALRVNRPVAAADLLAAAHDLLGGPHLALPDATAVEAAVHAEPSGTVDDPIALAYDVLG